In one Dermacentor variabilis isolate Ectoservices chromosome 4, ASM5094787v1, whole genome shotgun sequence genomic region, the following are encoded:
- the LOC142578191 gene encoding cytochrome P450 3A14-like — protein sequence MFVTGVLLVLLAVLLAALLIWRWQHFSYFERIGIPGPKPSLIWGNIREYHSTEIYKVLGKWLDQYGDIYGFYNGDAPFVVTRDINFVEHVFVRNFQNFVDRGITMVTDQNHPVLKKSILHACGFPWKSIRSCVAQGFSGSKLKQMMPHIEEDASIFIKSLEQYADTGEEVHMLRKFEELAMDYTARGAFGIDERFQGKPDHPLIAIAKATLRGIMKGPFHMIAQSTTSFGALMKPLYWLSLVLGEFSFEDLNEQTAKVIQLRKSDASLRKHDVLQNLLDAEYIEAEEERGDNEVANGSARKRALTSEEIITSAAVLFIAGFETTATALSYVAYCLAKYPDVQEKLRREVFDVVGPDGSLDYETVMKKLKYLEHVVNETLRLYPPGLSSVNRQAKEGFEYNGIKYKAGTNVMAALYQIQRDPRYFSNPLEFNPDRFSPGSEASFTKAALMPFGVGPRNCVGMRLALLKVRYTVAKLVQKYRMELGPSQKGTMELGQYAMVSTPARGPWIVLHSLANER from the exons ATGGCGCTGGCAGCATTTCTCTTACTTCGAGAGAATTGGAATCCCAGGACCAAAGCCTAGCCTAATATGGGGAAATATCCGGGAGTACCACTCAACG GAGATTTATAAAGTGCTGGGAAAATGGCTTGACCAGTACGGCGATATATATGG GTTCTACAACGGCGACGCTCCTTTCGTTGTGACCAGGGACATAAACTTCGTAGAGCACGTCTTTGTTCGCAACTTCCAGAACTTCGTTGATCGGGGC ATCACAATGGTGACCGATCAAAATCACCCTGTGTTGAAGAAGTCCATCTTGCACGCCTGCGGCTTCCCGTGGAAAAGTATCCGGTCATGTGTTGCTCAGGGCTTCAGTGGCAGCAAGCTGAAACAG ATGATGCCACACATCGAAGAGGATGCAAGCATCTTCATCAAGTCTCTTGAGCAGTACGCGGACACTGGAGAAGAGGTGCACATGCTTCGCAAGTTTGAGGAACTCGCCATGGACTACACAGCCCGGGGCGCGTTCGGCATCGACGAACGCTTTCAAGGGAAGCCAGACCATCCACTCATCGCCATCGCCAAGGCTACCCTGAGGGGTATTATGAAGGGACCTTTTCATATGATCGCAC AGAGCACGACCTCATTTGGGGCGCTCATGAAGCCGCTCTACTGGCTTTCGCTTGTCCTTGGAGAATTTTCATTTGAAGACCTGAATGAACAGACAGCCAAGGTGATTCAGCTGAGAAAGAGCGATGCCTCG CTGCGAAAGCATGACGTCTTGCAAAATCTCCTCGACGCGGAGTATATCGAGGCAGAAGAGGAACGTGGTGATAACGAAGTTGCAAATG GAAGTGCGAGAAAGCGGGCTCTGACCAGCGAAGAAATCATAACGAGCGCTGCAGTGCTTTTCATTGCCGG GTTTGAAACTACAGCAACGGCCTTGAGTTACGTCGCCTACTGCCTCGCGAAATACCCGGATGTCCAAGAGAAGCTTCGGCGAGAAGTCTTCGATGTCGTCGGTCCCGAC GGCTCCCTCGACTATGAAACAGTCATGAAAAAGCTGAAATACCTGGAACACGTAGTGAATGAAACACTACGACTTTATCCTCCAGGATTATC TTCTGTGAATCGACAGGCCAAAGAAGGCTTCGAATACAATGGCATCAAGTACAAGGCAGGTACAAACGTCATGGCAGCGTTGTACCAGATACAAAGAGACCCACGATATTTTTCGAACCCTCTTGAGTTTAATCCCGACAG GTTTTCCCCAGGAAGTGAGGCCTCCTTCACGAAAGCAGCACTCATGCCCTTTGGTGTCGGGCCTCGCAACTGCGTTGGAATGAGGCTGGCATTGCTAAAGGTCAGGTACACTGTGGCCAAGCTGGTCCAGAAGTACCGCATGGAACTAGGCCCCTCTCAGAAG GGAACCATGGAGCTGGGCCAATATGCGATGGTATCGACGCCCGCAAGAGGGCCCTGGATTGTTCTACACAGTTTGGCGAATGAACGCTGA